Sequence from the Panicum virgatum strain AP13 chromosome 5N, P.virgatum_v5, whole genome shotgun sequence genome:
ttgtaaactggctttatttgacaccgtaattaacggtcaaagtgTTACTATTCACTAACGCGCTACAAAACCAAACGAGGCCTAGATGTGAACCAAGCCTCGCGCATGCGGACACGCCACCAGGATGGGGGCCAGTGGAGACGAGAGAGAAGCGCGAGCGCGGCAAAGAAGACAACGGAAAGACGAGCTGGAGTCTGGAGCGATCCGGCAGCCGGGCGACACGTCCGGTAATCTGGTCTCGTGGCCTTCACTCCCAAGGGACCGGAAGGTGCGAGCGAGCCAAGCGAACAAGAGCCGTGGGGGCGTTCTCGTGATCCAAGCAAGCTTTCTCGCCCAGTCGCGCGGCTGCTCGACTGCTTCTTCTGCTCGTGCGGTGCCACTCGGCGCTCGCTAGTGCCGCGCGCATGCGACCCTGCCAATTTTTAATCGGTGGCACATCCCCCTCGGATGCGGGTCCAAGGCGGGGGAATGCGCAAGATCCAGTGATCCATCGCCTAGATTGGCGAGCACCTTGTCGGCGCGGGGATCTGATTCTCCATGAATCTGCTGACGAGATGGTAAAGGACGTAAGCTGCTCGGATCGGTTGTTCCTATCTTCCAATATTCTCAAAGCATCCGATGTTAGGCGATCAGCTGATCACGGATCCCAGGCACATTGGCTGCGGCACGTACTGGACCAGCGACCAGGACCTGCGGAAAATGATGGCTCCAGCCTCCAGGCAACGGCAACACACTAGAATCGGGTGAAGATTCATCAAGCCGTTCTGATTACTGGAACGTCTCTGCAAAATAAGTGGAGGATACCAAAAAGCCAAAGCACAACAAGCATTTGTAGCTCCGACCAATTGCAATCGCGAGACGACTCTGAAAAAGTCAAAAGCTACGAGCATTTCCACTGACAAAGTTAACGGAAGGTCCACCAGGGCCTACAACTACCTCACTGAGCTTAACGTCTAGTAGAACTTGGATTAGCCCAAGGCTTTCAAAGGGAAATAGCGCGAGATCACATCAGCAGCACGGAGctagagaaagatgaaacattCCAATGACACGAGCGGGTTCTCCAACGACTCTTTCCCGTCGCCGTCACGGCCGCGTTGGCCCTCGCCGCCAGCGCTGGCGTCCGGGACGCTATGCTCATCACTTGGCACGGTGACGTCGTCGTCTTCCGGctgcgaaggcggcggcggagaagcgggacgaggcggcggctcctgcgcgcgccgcggcgacaCGCGGCCGGACGGCCTTGCCGGGACAGGCAGCTTccgctgcgcgggcgcggctgggCTGGCGGCGCGACGGTGCTCCGTCGACGgccgcttcgccgccggcgacggcgaccgccgcacGGAGCGGTCCCGGGGCACgtgccgcggcgggggcggggacggcgaggcccccgcgctgCGTGAGCGGACGCCGTAGGAGGCCACCGCGGCGTGGTCCCGCCGCGCGGGGCCCTGATCGGCGGAGACCGGGCGCCTACGGGCCGACGGCTTCCTCCCGGGCGACCGCTCCGGCCCGGCCACCGAGCTGGTCGCGGCCGACGACTCCGACGCCGCCTCGGACAGCTCGTCGGTGGCAAGCGAGAGCGACACGCAGCTGCCGAGGTCGCTCACCGCGGCGTCGGCGCTGTCCTCCTGCTTCTTCGCCTTCTCCGCTCCTCGCTCCTCCGCGGCGGGGACGGCATTGGCGACGGGCTTGGGCTCGGGCCTCGGCTTGGCGCTCGGCGTCTCCGAGAGCACCTCCttgaccgtctcctcctccGGGGACGGCGGGTCGCGGTCCTCGGGCTCGCACCGGCGCGCCCCGGGCGCCGTGCGGTTCTTGCGCTTCTTGCTGAAGCAGCAGCCCATTTCTtctgctgccgccggcgcacTAGGCGGCCATCAAGGTGGCTGGCCGCCTGTTGGTAGCTGCGCGTGGTGGAGGGACGGGGTCGTGGGGGGTCCTCGGGGTGCTTCGATTTGGGCGGACTGGAGGAGGCGATGGGGATGGGAGCGTGGCGTGGGCCGTGGGGGACTGGTGGTGAAGTAGGTTCAGAGCAGTCCCAACGCGCCAGATGGACTGTGTTTGGTTTGCCGTGAAAAAGTTTTTATGAAAACCTTTCGATTCTTTAATCACTAATTAgtagtactaaatgtagtttaaTTGTAAAAACACTTCCACAACTATGATATTGTAGCTGATGAGGTCTTTGACTATATATTTAGAAGATGATTAggcatggttactgtagcattattgtagccaattatggtggaacttggctcattagactCGTATCGAAAAGTTATACTCATCCGtgaaaaaatttcacaaataaatttcgtttagtacttcatgcatacatttgtttttttttgaaaaaaatttcgtgGGGCAATCCAAACACAGCCATGGGATCGTTTCCATCTCATTAAATGAGTGTGCGACATACCTAAAACGTTGATGTGGAAGGGTAAGGTCAGTCCTAACCCAAATTTTATCATAGAGTCTAAATTtcttatttattatattttgcTGATATGACAGTATATTtataaaagagagagggagagaaatcaagactccaagtcttatttagactccaaGTCTTCACACAAATCAAGAATAAATGTGAGAAAAATAAGTGGGTCatataaactaaagtaacacacttTGTACtggaaaatataattttttgtgaTGGAGTCTTTAAAATTTAGACTCTATGAGTAGAGTCTATATTAGGACGGgcctaataaataaacaaagagATCAAAACGACATCGTTTCTCCTGCACGACGCGATGTCTACGCATTGCCCGAGGACGCAAGACTCGACCAGAACAGCGTTGGGGGTGAACCCGTCGTTTCCACCATGTGGGTCCCATCTTGGTGCCGCTGCCGACTACTGAGCCCCACCGGCTTAGAGAATTTATGCTGGGCCTACTCAGAGAAACCGTGCGgagcccgtttagttaccaaaaattttcacctcccctttaaacacatgtatgaatcactaaatgtaattaaataataaaactaattacacagtttggatgtacacgacgagacgaatcttttgagcctaattagtgcatgattagtcataagtgctacagtatccacatgtgctaatgatgcggtcaaaggcctcaaaagattcgtctcgcggtttccaagtgagttctgaaattagttttttaatttgtGTTTGAAAAACCTTCCCGATATCTGAT
This genomic interval carries:
- the LOC120671965 gene encoding atherin-like, which encodes MGCCFSKKRKNRTAPGARRCEPEDRDPPSPEEETVKEVLSETPSAKPRPEPKPVANAVPAAEERGAEKAKKQEDSADAAVSDLGSCVSLSLATDELSEAASESSAATSSVAGPERSPGRKPSARRRPVSADQGPARRDHAAVASYGVRSRSAGASPSPPPPRHVPRDRSVRRSPSPAAKRPSTEHRRAASPAAPAQRKLPVPARPSGRVSPRRAQEPPPRPASPPPPSQPEDDDVTVPSDEHSVPDASAGGEGQRGRDGDGKESLENPLVSLECFIFL